The stretch of DNA CCCACCAATGGTGCTCAGTTAGAGGAGAGATCCACAGTGGAGGCCCTGGATTCTGGGCTCAGTAGGTCAGCTGGGTGGGAGGGTTCCCACACAGGGCCTCTGGACCCCCACGCAGCCGCAGTCACAGCCTGTTGAGACTGGTCGAACAGTCTAGTCCAGGGGGCAAGCCTCTAGGGTCCTCAAGCAGAAAGCCTGGGAGTGGGCTCCTCCCCCAACACACccagtaacaaaattcaaaatgagtacaaaaagccagagaaaatcctggactatagaaagttaccttggagataaggacaGACAAAATACCAGCACAGAAGGGGAGGATGGAAAAAACATATGAAGCtgcagaggagaaaatgaattggtctctaaCCATAAAGATTTCTTGGAAGagctaaaaaaggattttaaagatcaagttgaaaaattgggaaaggaaatgcaagagaaattcaagtACAAAacttgacagaagaaaacaaattcttgaagaacacaattggacaaatgaaaaacaaatggaaaaagataacagctcctttaaaaatagaattgatccaatggaaaaggagatgcaaaagcaaaccgaagaaaataatttcttgaagaataAATGGGGAAAGGTAGAGACTAATGACTATACAagaaatcaagcaaaataaaaaaataagaaaatagaagaaaatgtacaatacctcattggaaaaacaactgacctggaaaaatagatccaggagagataatttaagaattattggaccacctgaaagccatgatcaaaaagagAGCCTGGAAAAAGCCCGAATGGTTTCAAGAAAACATCAAGGGAAACCCCCACCCCTCTCCCAACAGCCTAGAACCAGACAGGGaaacagtcattgaaagaatccaccgatcACTTCTTAAAAgggattccaaaataaaaacaccaaagaatattgtagtaaaattccagaattatcagatcaagggaAAAATCCTGCAGGTAGCCAGAAAGACGATTCAAATACCAAGAAATCCAAGTcaaaattacacaggacttggcagcatcaGCATTAAAGGACagtagggcctggaatatgatattccagaagtcaaaggagtctgtattacaaccaagaatcaacttcccagcaaaattgagcatactctttcaagagaaaaagatgaacatttaacacaataggtgactttcaaattttcttgatgaaaaaaatcagagctcAACTGAAAAACTGAACTTCAAACAGAGAATCAAGAGGTacagaaaaaagtaaacagaaaaagaaaaagattgttattcaataagattaaactagttACATTCCTGATTGGGAAGATGAGACATAACTATCGAGAACTATAACCCCATTAGAGTGTGTATACTTagacataagttgattttgatggatcaattttttttttaaattagacaaTGCTAGATGGATAGTTAGTTGTGTGAGAGTATGTTATTCCAACTTGGTGGCATTTAAGTCTATGCTACTGAGCTCAAACACCCAAAGAGTAGGATCAAATTAGGCCTTACACTGAGAGCACCTTACCTCGGCAGGAGCAGACAAGGCATGGGCCACTGCAGCAGTCCACTCCTTGGGCTGGAGATTGAAGGTCACACCCTGTTGGCTGAGTTGTGACAGCAGACCAGCTGCTGCGCtctggagaggagaggaagggaataagaggAGAATGAGAGGCCCTGGGAAGCTGGGACATGCAGAggagaatgctgggcctggaccCTGGAATACAagctcaaatcttacctcagacagtttttagctttgtgaccctgaggaagtcactgAACCTCAGGCTGTCTCTGTTGTCagtaaaatgaggctaatgatAGCAGCAACCTTGCAGAGTCTTTAGGGGTTCAGTTTTACAAACTAGATTGCTAGATACAATCTAATCCAGTTCCATCAACGTTTCTTAAATGTCTGCCTTGTGCTAGGAATGATTCAGTCCTAGCTATCAGAATCTGTATAGCTATGGGGTCATATGGGTAGAGAGGTGAAGAGCAGACTCTCCTCCAGAAACAGCTGGAATTGGGATGGTTGTTCCACCTCTCCTGCAGCTTCATGAGGGTTATGGGAAGGAACTAGATTAGACTTACCACAAGAGAGACAACAGATGAATGGACAAAAAGAACAGCAAGCTCATTCCCTATTTTCTTCACCCTGGAAGAAAGAGTATACATAGAGCAAAACAATAGGATTATTGTGGAGGACATAAAGGAGGAACCAAAACTTTTCCCTAGTCTTGATAAAATTCCTCATTTGTATttctcattaatttctttttttaaaacaaaatctttttttcctttattttgaattccaaatttccttcctcccttatccactgagaagacaagcaagATGATGCCcattataaatgtgaaatcatacaaaatatattgcCATATcaggcactttaaaaaaaaaaaacacaagaaaacaataaaaagcaGGAAAcacaaagttaaaaaagtatgcttcagtcagttctctctctggatgtggacagcatttttcatcatagatcctttagaattatcttggtTCACTATATTGatcagaataactaagtcatcTACAATTTACTatacaacattgctattactactactacctgattttgctcatttcactttgcatcatttcatgtaagtctcagatttttctgaaaccgtcctgctcatcatttttcatGGTAGTATTGATAATCATAAATAACTTGCTCAaccattccacaactgatgggcatcctctcaatttccagttctttgccaccacaaaaagaattttctaaattattttttatatagatcctttcctttttctttaattactttgggatacagacttagtagtggtattgctggatcaaagggtatgtacagaaTGGGTTGGATTAACAACAGTGCACTAGTGTCCCTGCTTTtctacatcccctccagcatttgtcattttccttttttatcattttagtcaatctgataggtatgaggtggtacttcatatTTATAACTCTCtattagtaatttagagcaatttttcatataattattgacagctttgatttcttctgcaaATTGCTTGattttaccatttatcaactggaaaatggctctttttataaatttagctCAGGTTATTTATATGTTTGAGACCATTAACTTCTAAGGCAGGTGATAGGTGGTAGAATTACTCCACTGTGGTAGTTGCCTCTCATGCCCTTCTCATCGTTGAGCTagatggccctgaagtcaggagaggctgagttcaaatccagcctcagacactaactagctgtgtgaccttaggcaaaccactttaactctgactgccttgcatccagagttaTCACCAATGTTCCAatgcatatctggccactggactcagataactCCAGAAgagagaggctgatgacttagcacaacactccctcattcaaatcaaattcacgtgcttgacatggcatcacctccctgatgccatggtcttctttgaaaatgaaggacaaaacatcattgTTGGGGATGAAGAGCCCTTTTCATAAACCTCCAGACTGGAGGGTCACCATGGTTACTCTTTGTATTATAGCAAAGCTGGGTATGATGGTCTCCATGGTTATGCTCCACACTATgacagaactgggaaggaaggtTCCATGATCACACTCCTCACTGTGGCTGAGCTGGGCAGGAGGGTCTCCATGGTTACACACCACACTATGGGAGAGCTGGGTGGGAGGGTCTCCATGGTTATACTCCACACTATGGCAAAAGTTAGGGAGGAGGGTCTCCATGATTACACCCTACACTATGGAAGAGTTAAGGAAGAAGGTCTCCATGGTTTTACTCTATCATATGGCAGAGTTGGGCAGGAAGGTCTCTTTAGTTAAACTTTATACTTCATCACTTACCCAGGAGGTAAGGCCTGAAGCCGGAGGACTAGGAGGGAAAGGAGTTGAAGTGTAGCTTCAGCAGCCTCTTCTGGATCCAGTACATCTACCTGCAAAAAAATGCAGACTCAGAACAGCCTCTTTGGTCAAGATGCCTAGGGTCCCCAGGAGACAATGAGACTTGGTGCCATTTTGAGGACACCTACCTTACCCTGCCCCAGCAAGAGCAAGGACTCTATGGCCAGGGGCTCTTGGTCTAAACGCCTACAGAGGTTGTCACTGACATGGCAGCAGGCATACAGCACCTAGGAGACAGGTAGAGAACCAGTCGGTCCTACCCTTGTCAGGCCTGTTCTATCTTCCAGGTTCTCAGAATGACCAGAAAGCTTGCAGGACAGGCCAGGATTGAGAAGTATGCTGGGTGGCTGGGGGGAGAGGATTTCTGACTAAGGTCCAATGGGGACAAAGACCAGTTTTTCCATGCAGTGATAGAGAAGACGGCTGGTACCTTGAGCAGGTGTAGGGAAAGGGTGGGTTGCTGCAGACTGGAGAAAATGTATGGCCAAAGCTGACTGCTGTCTTCTGTCAGCTGATCTGCCAAATATCTGGAGATCTGAAGGTGACATTGCCCCCTTAGCACACTCATCTGGATCCACATCAGTTTTTAACCCCACCTCCCCTCTTGCCCTCCCCCAGCCCCAAGAAGCCAGAGACCCCAGCCCAGATGTTCCCCAGGCAAGGATGGTCACAGGAGAAGGTGATAGTGACAAGAAGCGAGAGGGAAAACCAAACATGGAAGTTTGCTCTGAAATCAGAGAAGAAAGAGTCTGGAGGGGCTAGTAATGCATCCTCCAGAGCCTTGGGATGGAGAAACCTGATAGAAGAGGGAAGCTAGATGGAAAAGGTGAACATCCCAACTCCCTCTGGTTATCTGGTGATATGTGAAGGGGGCGCCAGGGGAGCACCATCCCATTAAGGAGGTCACCCAAATCAGTTGGGAACTCTACGGCCCCATGTGGGATCCATTTCATGTCTTACAGGATGGGAAACTGATCACTGAACTCTAGTCAACTTGACTTCCCCCTCTTGGATAGTCAAAGATATATGAGGGTAGGTGTAATCTTGAAGAATCACCATTTAATGTCTCACAAATGGCTCCAAAGCAAAGGCATCCCATGATCCAGTCCAAGCTAGGTGGGGAAAGCTGGTGCCAGGATTCTTGGGGAACTGGATTGGGGGCCCTCTGCTAGGGAAAGAAGGAGACAATCAAAGCTCTCACCTGTTCTTTGGCCTCCCAGCAGCCTGGCAGCCCCACTGGGAGAGTGCAGATGGCAGCAAGAGCTGTTGCAAAGGTTCTGGGCAGCTCTTCATCCTGTTCCCTCAGAGGTTGGCTAACTTGTGGGGCACCTTCATAagtcagagaagaagaaaaatacagaagGCTAGCACACACATCCTCCAGAGATGAGGGGATGAAGAAACTTGGCAGAAGTAGGAAGCTGGTGGAAAAGGGGACTGTCCCCACTCCCTCTGGTTACCTGGTGGTGTGTGAAGAGGAAGCTGTGGGAGTGTTATCCCATGAAGGAGGCCATCCACCACAGACTTGTGTGTGGTCAAGAGGCTGCAGTAGAAGGACTTGAAGATAGGGAGGCTGCTGCCATCCATGGTCTTACACAAATCAGTGAAGCACTGGAGGAAAGCAGAGTTGGTATTTAGGGGAGTCCTGTTTAAAGCAATTAAGCCAGATCACACCCTGCTATCTCTGGGAATCCCAAGGCTGGAGATTCCAATGAGATAGGAGGCTCTAACAACGTGAAGCCCCAAGCATGAATCACACCAGACATCCCATGCAGTCTGAGTTTGGGACCTTCAGCTCCTGTTCCCGAGACAAAAAAGCCAGGTTTGGTCAAGGTGAGGAAAAAGAAGTTTACAATAGGAAAACTGAATGAATATCAAAAAGCTCAAAGAGTTTGTTTTCTTATAATAGACATTATTAAGCTATTTAGATGACTTGTGATTTACCATATTTTAATAATTCAGGCTctcacaaaagaagaaaagccaTAGATAACAAACTTTCAAGGCTCTCACTTGATTCTGGTTCCTAAATTTTCAAGACTCTAAAAAGCTTCAACTTAGAGCAAAAGAAGGTTTTAGgttatacatgaaaaaaaaaataagttacacAAGAAAGTCCTTTATGACTTAAGAAGGCTAGCTCTCTGGCTGGGACTgtttgaagaaagaattggagGAAAAAGTCATTGAAGAATCTTTTGGTGAAAGGAAGATTTGGGGTTGGATCCTATACAatcagaaaaacagagaaagatctCAAATAAGAGGACTGGGCTGAACAgcagaaaatgataataattcagGGTTggcatttggaactatgcccaaagggcaatcaaactgtgcttaccctttgaaccagcaatactactactaccaggtctgtatcccCAAGAGCATAAAAAAGGGGCAAAGACCTACATATcctgtagcagctctttttgtggtggcagagaattggaaattgaggggagccaacaattgaggaatgactgaagaaattgtggtatgagaatgtgatggagttctattgttcagtaagaaatcaggagtggaggaacttcagaatagcttggaaagacttttagaaactgatgctgagtgaaatgagcacacCCAGAAAATTGTACACAATAGCAGCAAAGCTGTGATCATCAGTTGTGATAGAGGCAACTCCTCTTTtcagttcagtaatcaaggacagtcctaaaagacttgtaatagaaaatgccatccacatccaaagaaaaatctatggagtttgaatgcagactaaagcatattatattcacttttttttaaaatttgttttatgcgttttctgttttttttcttttgttctgattcttctttcacaacatggctaatatgaaaatatgtcaaACATGATGGTACACatgcaacctatatcagattactcactgtcatggaatggggaggagggaagggaaaaagggagaatacattactcaaaagcttacaaaagattgaagttaaaattatctttgcatgcaattgaaaaaatataacaaaataacattaaaaaaagaaaacaaaagaaatcttccttttaaaaaaaataatccaggGTTGGGGCAAGATTACCATAAGACTATCCCTCCGCAGGGTCTGCTCAGCATCATCAGGCTGGGCCAGCAGTTTTCCCAAAAGGTTCAGGAAAAGGTTGGCTGCCTCTTGAAATACCTGGAGGCTAGAAAAAATAAGCCTCCATTAGCTGGGGGCAGCCCCTGTCGTCCTTCTGAAGACAATGAAGACTCCAGTCCTTCCCTGGACCTTCTACCCATTTCTTTAAAGCTACTGCAAATCTAGATTTCAAAGGATTACCTAATAAGGAGCTAGAAGAGATATCCCTCATTTGCTACAGATAGTTCAGCAGGAAGCCTAGGATCACTACCTTCCAGGACACATTAATATTTCCCCTTGTCCCAAACATAGTAacagcattttaagatttgcaaagtgctttaaaattatctcatttgatcttcacaaccaccctgggaggtaggtgttattattattggtcccatttttctaaatgaggaaactgaggcagacagaggtgacaGTCCAGCCTCactcagctagcaagtgtctgaggctgactcTGAACTTGGGGcttgctgactccaggcccagcactctgaaTGCTCTGGTGTCCCTTAGCTTTCTAATTATCAGGAATCTCTAGGGactgtaatctctttgggatttaCTGGGGTTTGCAAAGGGTTGGACAGCTGATGGGATTCTTGTGAGGTCTCTGGACTCTCAGGATTTCCAGTAGGAGTCCCAGAGATATACTCTCTCGAATCCTCAGAATTCTAGCTGTCATGTCTTTCCCCATGCTGTCTCCTATAGTTCCACTGAGAAGGGTCAGGGCACGGACCCAGGCTGAAGGAGCAGTGAGGGTACAGAGGAGGTTCAGTTTGTCAGTCAACCTACCTGTCACCTGTCTGGTTCCTCTCCAGGTTGAAGTTGCTAGCAAAGTAAACCTGGATTGTAGCCAACAGATCCCTCAAAAATGTTCCACACCAGGGCTGCTGCCAAGGAAAAGAAGgattaaagtagaaattgagcACAGGAAGAAACAAACAGATAGACAGAcctggaaggagagaagagaggggaaaagagagagaatgaccTCATAGGATCACAGGATCAACTGGAAATTCTCTAACActctctcactttacagatgaaactgaggcccagagaagttaagatcAGGAAGATAGTAACAGGACAGAGGTTCAAAACCAGGTCCTTGGGGCTCTTTTCTATCCCACACCTTCCTGGACCAAAGccagagaagaaaggggagaaaagggaatgtGGGCAGACTAAgaggtgggaggaggaggaggtgtcTCTGGGCAGCTGGTAGGCCTCCTCTGGGAGAAGGGCTTCACCTGCTGGATGCTCACGCTGCTCTCACAATGTCTGAGAAGGTTCAGCAGGAGGATGGGCAGTCCAGCCTCCCGGCAAAAGGAATATAGTAGGGCCGAATCGCTACAGGTGGTTAGGAGGCTTTTGACCACTCGGAGGGCAGGAAGCAGTCGGGAGGCCCCATCGAGAATGCCCTCCAGGACCTAAATGTCAGAGAACAACAGGTATTAAAAGTGTTCTCCATCAGAAATGAAGATAGATTGAGGAGGTCCTCTTGGCCCTCTGGTCTCAGAATCACAGGCATGTGGAATAAGCCACATGTAACCTGAAGGCTGATTCAGATGGCCAGCTCATTCCCCATGTCGATTCCCTTCCATCTGAGCTCCTTCCTTCTCCTGTCCATCCCTTCCAGCTTCTCCTGGATCCCCTGCTGTCCCACCCTGGCCTTGGTGGTTGGTTATACATTACCTGCCCACCAGCTCCATGCAGCTGGTTCTGGACACGCTGGCAGAAGTCAGGGTTGCAGAGCAGGGTGAGGGGGGCTTTGAGCTGGAAGTTGGAAGGTGCTGTGGGCTCCAACAGGCGCTGCCACTCAGAGTCGCTATCTGGTTCCTGGTCCAGGGAGAAGTAAAGGGATGTGAAGGGGGAAGTCTAAGGGAGCAGCAGACGGGCACATCCCCAGGCTGGGAGACAGCCACCAGCATCTCACCTCAGTGTCCAAAGTCACAGTAGTCACATTTTCCTCAGCTTCTTGTTTTAGTTCTGGGAACTCCTGATCATACTTCTGGGTAACTGGGGGTTCCCTGGCAGGGAAGATGCTGAAGAAATTGAGTTCCAATTGTGGGAGGCAAAGGACACATGAACTGTCGCCTCCCCCAAAGCCCCAAGCAGGAAGGGGCTATGGCTGTGGAAGTGTCTTCTTTTTAAGATCTGATCAAGATAATGATCGAAGACATAGTGGATAGCCCTGCCCACCTACATACCATCTAAGGGTTTCAATATATTGTAGTTGGAATAAGAGATGAAATGATaatttgggggagttttgtggaagccacaTTTGACACAGAagccagcagatgacacagaaaaatacTAAACCTAAATTTGGCAGTAAAGTACTGTAAGCAcccaaacaaaggaaaaagaaaaaaattcagatgacTTCTCTGGTACAAATGGAAGAACCAACATTTTTAtacagattttccagattgcCAGGTGTTGAGAAAGTACAATTAATCTTATGATGaagagaattttcttcctttatcattgGGCCTAAAAACTGCTTCTGACCAGAAGTCCACTGTGGCTACTCAACCACTTCCCTTACCATGTGCCTCCTTACCATGTAGGAGGGGAGGGCGCCCTTGCTTCCCAGTCCGCCATCTCATTCTTGTCTTCTGGAGAAGAGGCTTCAGATGAGAAGTTGAGATCCTGACAAGAGTCTCTCAGTCTGGGCAACAGAGCTGTAACAGGAACTGCCTTGCATGCTCTGTCTACTTGCTCAAGGGAAGCTCCAACATTTAGATGTTTCTATtggtggagggggagggggaaggaggggattaGATTGGAGAGGCTCAAGTCACCACAACAGCCTGGATCTTGTCCTAAGACTTCTACAAATTCTAAAAACTTTTGTTCCTTCTCCAATTTCCCATCACTAGTCCAGTCCCTTTTCTGTCCTCTCCAACACAAATTTCTGCCCCCAATCCAGGAAAATGATGCGGAAATGTCCCAAAAACCTTCTGCCTAGCCTCCTCAGCCATGCGCTTCCGGGCCTGACGCAAAATACGGGACTGCCCAGACTTGGGGGCCAACCAGTGGGTTTGTTCTTCCTTCAGAACCTGCAGGTCAGGGGGTAGTTGGCTGGTGAATGGAGTTCCCAGATCAGAAGTCATGGGTTCAGAAGTCACTGCAGGTGGAAAGTTGAAGAGGATTCAGGTTAGTACTGATGAGAATACAGGTTGATACAAAAACCAAGAATTCCCTTCCAGCTTTGAGATTCTGAGACCACTGAGTGATAGAATccagggaatggagggagggagggagggagggagggagggagggagggagggagggggagaaagagagagagagagagaggtcctGGAGATAGGCCCCACTCACCAGTGACTCGGCCAGAAATAAAGGGGTGGTACAGGAGCTCGGGCCAGGCCAACCGCTGACGAGGATTCTTGGTGAGCAGTCCCTGCAAGAAACTCTGCAGGGAAAGGGGTCATCAGTCTTTTCTTCTGCCTTCAGCATCCCTCTCCCCAAGCCTAGGAATACTCTAGCCTCTTTCTCTGTTTGGAAGGTTCTTCCCCACCAATTCCTAGGATTTCTGGTTTCCTTTCAGAAGGGCTACCCTTGAGAAAACAATTGTTTTTTTGCCACTCTGCCCCCACTTCTACCAGCTGCTCCTGCCAGTTCATCCAAGGCTGGTTCACATCTGACTTAAAATTGTTTGAAGTATAGAATGGATAATGGAGACAGTCCCTGAGCTCAGGGACTGTCCCACTTCTGTCTCAGCATCACCAAGTGCTTTGCATAAAGTGATGGTTCAATAAATGCTAGGCTGATTATTTCCTCAGAGGCTTCCATTTTCAGAAGACAGGAGACCCAACCTAGCTCTTGACACATAAGTTTCAGgagttcagaaaaaaagaaaaaaagaggagtcTTCCTTCTACCAGACTCAGGAAAaatgagtatgtatgtatgtatgtatgtatgtgatttCCCTTGCTACCAGGTGagttcctggggggggggggggttctcttctgtctttatttctcCAGTACCTATCATTCATTACCTGATATAGTCAGCACTTGAtataaaaaattaggaagagaaatgtcAAAACCATTGGCATCTCTGCTAGCCAGGATTCTTAAAGGACAATTATTACAGCTCATCTATTCCTACTTTCAGCTAATCAGCAAGGAATTCTGGAGCAGAggagataacaaagaaaaatattaaagcctAAAGCCAGGGTCAACGTGGTCAAGGTGTAGATGGCAGCATACTGACCTCTAAGTCATCATAAATACACAGCCTTAGGAGAGGACAGGAGCAGAGAGACCATCTCTGAGATACTAACAACACTCAGAACAGCACCTGAAGTTCATGTCCAATTTCACCAATTCATCAAtggcaaatgattttttttttcaaattctaacCCAAACCCAGAAATGGGCATTGggaaaaagaaaggcaatgaTTTCCAAGAAAAGTCTGTCCTCCCCCTTACCCTAGCTTTTTCTCTCCCTACCTCATCCTATCCATATTCCCCACCTTAAAGCACTGGCTTATTGTTGGAGGCCATCGCACTGGGTCCTTGAGGATGAGGCTAACAAGCTGAAAAATGCTGGTAGTGTAGAAAGGTGGCGTCCCCACTGCCAGTTCATACAAGATGCAGCCCACTGACCACAAGTCAGCAGTATGGTCATATGGGCGCTCCTCTACTAGCTCTGGGGACATGTACAGTGGCGTGCCTTTGATTGATGTCAACACCATTGTATTTGTACTCATAGCACGGGCAAaactggaagagagagagtgacgaaagggaagggaagagagagggattAATGGCATAAAGTGAGAaattatgcaagaaaaatcaaatcTGGTTTCATATCTACCCATCACAAATAAGACCgagaaaatatttctaatctTAACTCTTTCTCACTCCCATTCAGCCAAAATGTTCCCCCATCCTAGCTAAAGAGAATCTTCTTCAATTTGAATCCCTAGGATCAAAAAGaatccctcttcccaccccccacccccagtcctgAAACTAGCCTCTCAAATCAAACCTTTTATCTAGTCTAGCCTAATCATCTACTGAGGGCCCTGTCTCCTCCCCCAGAGCAGCAACAGGTGCCTGGGATTCCCACCCAAAATCACAGAGCTTGATGCCACCACCCTTGGCTAGAAGAATATTCTGGGGCTTCATGTCACGATGCAGGATACGGTGGGAGTGCAGATAATACAGGGCTGATACCAACTGAGCTGCGATGGTCTGAACCTAAAGATCAATCAgtcaggaagaaggaaagaaatgagaaaaggaaaaaaagccaaTCTGAGACTGGCCACTCTGAACTACCTTACAAATGACTATGCTGATGAGTTCCTTTCCCCTCATTTAACCAGCTTCttcaaatctatattttctgttCCTTGTGATGTTCCCTCATTCCTCAGGAACCTAGCTCTTTTAAGATCTCTTGCTCCATGGGTTTTTAGGACAATATTCAGTAGGCTATATCACAAAGATACTCAGAAATTACAACAGTTCAAGAGGAAGACTCTGGCAAGTCATGGTTCTAGCATCCTGGAGGTAAAAGGGGTAGGTGGTAATCCCACTTGACTCTTTGCTCTTGGTTTTCTTAGGACACCAACAACTCCCTCCAGGTCAGTCCCTTTCTAAGGTTACTTAAAATACTTCAACTCCTTTCAAAACTCCAACTGTTTGATTCTCAGTGCTTCCAAACATATCTACTACTCCTGACCAGAAGGGAAACTGGACAGAAGGGAAAGAGACTAATTAATCATAGATACCTGATCCTCAGGCAATTTCCCATCATCTTCTAGGATCTGAAAGAGCTCCCCTTCAGCATAGTCTGTTACTACTACTACCTGCAAGAAGAGAAGTAGGGATTGATGGCATAAAGTGAGAAATTATGCAAGTCAAATCTGGTTTCATATCAACCCATTGCAAATCAGactgagaaaatatttctaaCCTTA from Macrotis lagotis isolate mMagLag1 chromosome 6, bilby.v1.9.chrom.fasta, whole genome shotgun sequence encodes:
- the STK36 gene encoding serine/threonine-protein kinase 36 isoform X3; its protein translation is MEKYHVLEMIGEGSFGRVYKGRKKYSAQVVALKFIPKLGRSEKELRNLQREIEIMRGLRHPNIVQMLDSFETDKEVVVVTDYAEGELFQILEDDGKLPEDQVQTIAAQLVSALYYLHSHRILHRDMKPQNILLAKGGGIKLCDFGFARAMSTNTMVLTSIKGTPLYMSPELVEERPYDHTADLWSVGCILYELAVGTPPFYTTSIFQLVSLILKDPVRWPPTISQCFKSFLQGLLTKNPRQRLAWPELLYHPFISGRVTVTSEPMTSDLGTPFTSQLPPDLQVLKEEQTHWLAPKSGQSRILRQARKRMAEEARQKKHLNVGASLEQVDRACKAVPVTALLPRLRDSCQDLNFSSEASSPEDKNEMADWEARAPSPPTWEPPVTQKYDQEFPELKQEAEENVTTVTLDTEEPDSDSEWQRLLEPTAPSNFQLKAPLTLLCNPDFCQRVQNQLHGAGGQVLEGILDGASRLLPALRVVKSLLTTCSDSALLYSFCREAGLPILLLNLLRHCESSVSIQQQPWCGTFLRDLLATIQVYFASNFNLERNQTGDSLQVFQEAANLFLNLLGKLLAQPDDAEQTLRRDSLMCFTDLCKTMDGSSLPIFKSFYCSLLTTHKSVVDGLLHGITLPQLPLHTPPGAPQVSQPLREQDEELPRTFATALAAICTLPVGLPGCWEAKEQISRYLADQLTEDSSQLWPYIFSSLQQPTLSLHLLKVLYACCHVSDNLCRRLDQEPLAIESLLLLGQGKVDVLDPEEAAEATLQLLSLLVLRLQALPPGVKKIGNELAVLFVHSSVVSLVSAAAGLLSQLSQQGVTFNLQPKEWTAAVAHALSAPAELRCTPPGGSGFYDGLLFLLLQLIAQGGAEIVQDVANSELWTILWHRFYMTLRLSEDIPPSEDEVSQESRPIPEPEWMLISPQGITTLLNLALAVFTRDPHLCLPHLIQHGSILMATLKHLLSPGFLQQLGQLQHGSELLPSVVLPVCQLLCFPFAMDVNVDILLSILADLRDSEVPAHLLQVCCRYLLLPQAELPVSLLTRLALTDSSTLSQFITAVASFPNTITFLSAALLGDQPILTSDILSLLAHAARVWPPSHLLFLQDLLAGPDESYWPLRCLLSHPENQVRARAYGLLGHLLHHSTALRGALQNQAGLLSLLLTGLRDKDPAVRRRASFAVGNAAYQAGPLAQALVPALPRVTQLLSDPQTGTRRNAASALGNLGSEGLGEELLRYQVPHRLLETACGDPQPTVREAALIALRSLRQEPCIHQVLVSLDASEKLASLSSAGPLPPHSSGSPRPSSARHCKKLIHLLRPSHSP
- the STK36 gene encoding serine/threonine-protein kinase 36 isoform X1, whose amino-acid sequence is MEKYHVLEMIGEGSFGRVYKGRKKYSAQVVALKFIPKLGRSEKELRNLQREIEIMRGLRHPNIVQMLDSFETDKEVVVVTDYAEGELFQILEDDGKLPEDQVQTIAAQLVSALYYLHSHRILHRDMKPQNILLAKGGGIKLCDFGFARAMSTNTMVLTSIKGTPLYMSPELVEERPYDHTADLWSVGCILYELAVGTPPFYTTSIFQLVSLILKDPVRWPPTISQCFKSFLQGLLTKNPRQRLAWPELLYHPFISGRVTVTSEPMTSDLGTPFTSQLPPDLQVLKEEQTHWLAPKSGQSRILRQARKRMAEEARQKKHLNVGASLEQVDRACKAVPVTALLPRLRDSCQDLNFSSEASSPEDKNEMADWEARAPSPPTCIFPAREPPVTQKYDQEFPELKQEAEENVTTVTLDTEEPDSDSEWQRLLEPTAPSNFQLKAPLTLLCNPDFCQRVQNQLHGAGGQVLEGILDGASRLLPALRVVKSLLTTCSDSALLYSFCREAGLPILLLNLLRHCESSVSIQQQPWCGTFLRDLLATIQVYFASNFNLERNQTGDSLQVFQEAANLFLNLLGKLLAQPDDAEQTLRRDSLMCFTDLCKTMDGSSLPIFKSFYCSLLTTHKSVVDGLLHGITLPQLPLHTPPGAPQVSQPLREQDEELPRTFATALAAICTLPVGLPGCWEAKEQISRYLADQLTEDSSQLWPYIFSSLQQPTLSLHLLKVLYACCHVSDNLCRRLDQEPLAIESLLLLGQGKVDVLDPEEAAEATLQLLSLLVLRLQALPPGVKKIGNELAVLFVHSSVVSLVSAAAGLLSQLSQQGVTFNLQPKEWTAAVAHALSAPAELRCTPPGGSGFYDGLLFLLLQLIAQGGAEIVQDVANSELWTILWHRFYMTLRLSEDIPPSEDEVSQESRPIPEPEWMLISPQGITTLLNLALAVFTRDPHLCLPHLIQHGSILMATLKHLLSPGFLQQLGQLQHGSELLPSVVLPVCQLLCFPFAMDVNVDILLSILADLRDSEVPAHLLQVCCRYLLLPQAELPVSLLTRLALTDSSTLSQFITAVASFPNTITFLSAALLGDQPILTSDILSLLAHAARVWPPSHLLFLQDLLAGPDESYWPLRCLLSHPENQVRARAYGLLGHLLHHSTALRGALQNQAGLLSLLLTGLRDKDPAVRRRASFAVGNAAYQAGPLAQALVPALPRVTQLLSDPQTGTRRNAASALGNLGSEGLGEELLRYQVPHRLLETACGDPQPTVREAALIALRSLRQEPCIHQVLVSLDASEKLASLSSAGPLPPHSSGSPRPSSARHCKKLIHLLRPSHSP